In the genome of Streptomyces sp. SAI-127, the window GGCCGGTTGCTGCTCGCCGCACCCGAGCCGGCACCGGAGTTCTTGTACTCCGCGAACCGGTCGTCCTTCCAGGAGAAGCCGCTCATGTCGGTCCACGGCGTGGACTTGATCGCGGCGCTCAACGACGTGTTGCGGACCGTGGTCTGCGGGTCGAGGCTCGCGTCACCGCCGGCGTGCCAGGGGCGGCCCAGGTAGAAGCTCGCGGAGGAGACGTCCCCGTTCACCGTCGAGTTGGCGATGAGGATGCCCTTGCGGCCCGCGGCGGTGCTGGGCGCGGTGACATAACCGGCCGAGGTGCCGTTCCAGCGCTTCTTCAGCGTGATGACGGACTTGTCGATCACCGCGGTGGCCCGCCCGAAGATGAAGTCGACGTTGCCGATGACGTAGGAGTTGGTCATGTAGACCCGGCCCAGCTTGTCCTTGGCCGCGGTGTCCACGAGGAGCGTGTCCTGGTCGCCGCTGACGATGACCCCGTCGAGGAACACCTTGTCGGCGGCGGTGCGCAGGGCGACCGCCTGGTTGGCGATGTCCTGGTGACTGGCCTCGTCGAAGTCGTTGGAGATCGTCAGGTTGCGGGCCTGGAAGTCGTCGGCCTCGACGGCGACGGTGGCGCTGCCGCCGGTGCCGTAGGTGCCCGAGCCGTCGGGCTTGGGGGTGCCGGACGCGTTGTTGTAGACGATCACCGTGTCGTTACGGCTGCCGCCCGACCCCTGGATGGTGACGTGCGGTTTGTTGGACGGCACCTTGACCAGCTCGCGGTAGGTCCCCGGCTTCACCGAGATCACCACGCGCGAGGGGTTGTTCGCCGGTACGGCGTTCACCGCGGCCTGCACGGTCGAGAACTGCCCGCTGCCGTCCTTGGCGACGGTGAGCGTGGTCGCGGCGGCGGCCTTCGTCGACGCGGTCGCCGTCGTACCGATCGAACTGCGCGGCCCCACACCGGACTTGAGAAGCGCCGGTACGTCGGCCGTCTTGTCGAGCGTGTAGGCGTAGTACGTCTTCGGGTCGAAGGCCGTGCCCCCGCTCTCGTTGCGCCCGCTCGTCCCCACGAAGGTGTTGCCCTTCTGGACGATGCTCGCGGTGCTGTCCTTGATGACGGGGTTCTTGAAGCCCTGGAAGTAGGAGTTCTCCAGGACCATCCTGGTCGCGCCGCGCGAGTAGTTGCCGTAGGAGGAGTTGATGTCCGTCCCGGCCGCGTCCTCCAGGAAGTTGTTGTAGAGGTGCGCGTGGGCCGCGTTGTCCGTGGAGGGGTTCCGCTGCTCGGTCTCGCGGATCCAGTTGTGGTGGATGGTGATGTCGGTGACGACGTTCTCCGTCCAGCCGATGCCGAACGCCTTGTTGTCCTGGCTGAGTTTGTTCCAGGAGACCGTCACATAGGTACTGTCCTTGCGGACGTCGATGAGTCCGTCGGCCATGTGCCGCAGGTCGTTGTGGTCGATCCACACGTGGTGGGCGCCGTCCATCTGGATGGCGTCGAAGTCGTGTTCCTTGTCGTTCCACACGCCCTGGTAGGCGTCCCGGATCGTGAGGTTGCGGATGATCACGTTGTGCACGCCGGAGCCGAGGAAGAAGCCGCCGCCGACGATCTGCCCGGAGGTCCCGGACCCGACGATGGTCTTGTTGCTCTGGACCTTGATCTCTTTCCCGACCGGGTCCATGGTGATGGTCGCGGCGACGACGATGACGTACGGCTCGCTCGCCGTCGCGTACTTCTCCAGGTCGGCGAGCGTCTTCACGGTGACGATCTGGCCGTCCCGGCCGCCGTAGGTCCCGTTCTGGCCGAGCGCGTTGACCGAGGCGAAGCCGTCCGCGGTGGCGGTGACCCAGGCCGGAGCGGCGGTGGTGGCGGCGGACGCCCGGCTCTGGGCGCCGGGCAGGGCGCCGTAGCCCAGGACTCCGGCGGCGCTCAGAGCCAGCGGGAGACCGACCGCCAGGGCCGTCTTCCTTCTGCGGTGGCGGGCCTTGCTGCGTGTCTCACTCATCTGCGGTTCCGTTCCGTGCGGGGGATGGACCGCAGTGCAGTCGCCGCCCCCGCACGGAAGGTTGCCGCCCGAATGCGCCTACCGGGCGCAGGACTTCGGGTCGAGGTTCTCCTGCCACTTGTCCTCACGGCCGTCGGGCTGGCCGTTGGGCAGGAGCTTGTCGGAGGTGCCGTCGATGTAGTAGCCGTACGAGTAGAT includes:
- a CDS encoding pectinesterase family protein; translated protein: MSETRSKARHRRRKTALAVGLPLALSAAGVLGYGALPGAQSRASAATTAAPAWVTATADGFASVNALGQNGTYGGRDGQIVTVKTLADLEKYATASEPYVIVVAATITMDPVGKEIKVQSNKTIVGSGTSGQIVGGGFFLGSGVHNVIIRNLTIRDAYQGVWNDKEHDFDAIQMDGAHHVWIDHNDLRHMADGLIDVRKDSTYVTVSWNKLSQDNKAFGIGWTENVVTDITIHHNWIRETEQRNPSTDNAAHAHLYNNFLEDAAGTDINSSYGNYSRGATRMVLENSYFQGFKNPVIKDSTASIVQKGNTFVGTSGRNESGGTAFDPKTYYAYTLDKTADVPALLKSGVGPRSSIGTTATASTKAAAATTLTVAKDGSGQFSTVQAAVNAVPANNPSRVVISVKPGTYRELVKVPSNKPHVTIQGSGGSRNDTVIVYNNASGTPKPDGSGTYGTGGSATVAVEADDFQARNLTISNDFDEASHQDIANQAVALRTAADKVFLDGVIVSGDQDTLLVDTAAKDKLGRVYMTNSYVIGNVDFIFGRATAVIDKSVITLKKRWNGTSAGYVTAPSTAAGRKGILIANSTVNGDVSSASFYLGRPWHAGGDASLDPQTTVRNTSLSAAIKSTPWTDMSGFSWKDDRFAEYKNSGAGSGAASSNRPQLTDAQAAGQEVADWLGDWTPSSS